CGTGTCCTACGCCCTGTTTTCCACGGTGCGGCGCTTCCGCGAGGAAAACAATGCGGCCGCGCCCGAGCAGTTCCACGGCAACAACCGCCTGGAAGTGGTGCTCGTGGCCGTCCCGGTGCTGATCGTGATCGTGCTGAGCGTGCTGACCGTGCGCTCCATGGCGCGGCTGAACCCCACGCCGGAAAACGCCACGACCGTCACGGCGCTCGCGCGGCAGTTCTGGTGGAACTTCAGCTACCCCACCGCCACGGCGGCGGCGGGCGGCGTGGTCACCAACGGCAACGAGATGGTGATGCCCACCCGTAACCCGGTGGCCGTCACCATCACCGCCGGGGACGTGATGCACGCCTTCTGGGCGCCCAACCTCGGCGGGCAGCGCAACGCGACCCCCGGCACCGAGAAAACCTGGCAGATCGACACCGACCGCCCCGGCGCCTACCAGGGCAACTGCTCGATGCTGTGCGGGGCCAGTCACGCCAACATGCGTTTCAAGGTGATCGCGCTGGAGCCCGAGCGCTACAACGCCTTCCTCCAGGCGGCGGCGGCGTACCGCGCCCCTACCCCCGCTCCCGGCAGCGCCGAGGAGCGCGGCTACACCCTCTTCATGCAGGGCAAGCCCTCGACCGGGGCGCTCGCCTGCGCCGCCTGCCACCGGGTGCAGGGCACGCCCGCCAACGGGGCGGCCGGTCCCGACCTGAGCTTTTTCGGCACCCGCCGCACGCTGGGCGCCGGGATGTGGGAAGGCGAGCGGGCCGAGGAGATGCTGCTTCCCTGGCTGGCCAACAGCCCCGGCGTCAAGCCCGGCAGCCTGATGCCCCCCTACAACGGCGCGACCTACCAGGTCAACGGCAAGGTGCAAAAGGGCGGCGTGCTCACCGAGGCCGAACTCTCGGACATCGCCGCGTACCTGCGCAGCCTGCGCCTGCCTGAGGAAGCCGACTACTGGCGCGGCACGCCCGTGATCGGCGGCACGCCCGACTCTGCCCAAGGAGGCTCCCAGTGACGGTTCAGCACGCGCCGCAGCCCCAGGTAACCTCCGCCCGGCGGGGCGCCTGGGAGGTCATCAAGGACTACATGATGACCACCGATCACAAGAAGATCGGGCTGCTGTACATCATCGTTTCGCTTGTCGCCTTTGGGATCGCGGGGCTGATGGCGGTCGCGCTGCGGCTGCAACTCGCGTTGCCGGACCAGGGCTTTCTCGTGGGGAACACCTACAACGAGGTCCTGACCGGGCACGCCGCGATCATGCTCTTTTTCTTCCTGATTCCGATTGGCCTGTTCGGCTTCGGAAACTTCTTCCTGCCGCTGCAACTCGGGGTGCGCGACGTGGCGCTGCCGCGCGTGAACACCTTCGCGGTGTGGTCCTTTATCGCCAGCCTGGTCCTGATCCTGACGGGCCTGTTCCAGG
This region of Deinococcus sp. HSC-46F16 genomic DNA includes:
- the coxB gene encoding cytochrome c oxidase subunit II, whose amino-acid sequence is MNTNQSGRVRGPGGGRRLATRAALLAAGAALLTGCGSNQLVTFADMSSAFNREIFWMSVWAIAFSIIIFIGVSYALFSTVRRFREENNAAAPEQFHGNNRLEVVLVAVPVLIVIVLSVLTVRSMARLNPTPENATTVTALARQFWWNFSYPTATAAAGGVVTNGNEMVMPTRNPVAVTITAGDVMHAFWAPNLGGQRNATPGTEKTWQIDTDRPGAYQGNCSMLCGASHANMRFKVIALEPERYNAFLQAAAAYRAPTPAPGSAEERGYTLFMQGKPSTGALACAACHRVQGTPANGAAGPDLSFFGTRRTLGAGMWEGERAEEMLLPWLANSPGVKPGSLMPPYNGATYQVNGKVQKGGVLTEAELSDIAAYLRSLRLPEEADYWRGTPVIGGTPDSAQGGSQ